One part of the Ziziphus jujuba cultivar Dongzao chromosome 2, ASM3175591v1 genome encodes these proteins:
- the LOC132800487 gene encoding probable glutathione S-transferase, which yields MGEVKLIATTQSLFCARIQWALKLKGVEYEFIEEDLRNKSPLLLESNPVYKKVPVLLHNGKSFPESLIILEYIDEVWKHNPLLPQDPSERALARFWAKFSDEKVIFGAFGACRTEGEQQEKAKEAALESLAFLEKQLEGKKFFGGEELGYLDLVVGWIPLWLGVMEEIGGIKLLEEERFPLLHEWSQNFHQIPLIKECLPPRDNLLSYFQASISYHRSLAAKKP from the exons ATGGGAGAAGTGAAGCTGATTGCCACCACTCAAAGCCTTTTCTGTGCCAGAATTCAGTGGGCATTGAAGCTCAAAGGTGTGGAATATGAATTTATAGAAGAAGATCTAAGAAACAAGAGCCCTTTGCTTCTCGAATCTAACCCTGTTTATAAGAAAGTCCCTGTTCTTCTTCATAATGGCAAATCATTCCCCGAGTCCCTCATAATCCTTGAGTACATTGATGAGGTTTGGAAACACAACCCTTTGCTCCCTCAAGACCCATCTGAAAGAGCCTTAGCTCGTTTTTGGGCTAAGTTTTCTGATGAAAAG GTTATATTTGGAGCATTTGGAGCTTGTAGAACTGAAGGAGAACAACAGGAAAAGGCAAAAGAGGCCGCTTTGGAATCACTAGCATTTCTTGAGAAGCAGCTTGAAGGGAAAAAGTTTTTTGGCGGAGAGGAACTAGGGTATTTGGATTTAGTAGTGGGTTGGATACCTCTCTGGCTTGGTGTTATGGAAGAAATAGGAGGCATTAAGTTGCTTGAAGAGGAGAGATTTCCATTGCTCCACGAATGGTCTCAAAATTTTCACCAAATTCCGCTCATCAAAGAATGCCTTCCACCAAGAGACAATCTACTCAGCTACTTCCAAGCTAGTATCAGCTATCACCGCTCCCTGGCCGCAAAAAAACCATGA